Genomic segment of Thermodesulforhabdaceae bacterium:
ATGGTTTTTAAGATCTACTCTCCACTAACCCTATTAACTAAAGACATTTTCACGTAACCTGCTCTATCCCCTTTGTTTTCTACCGCAACAACTACTTTGCTCTTTCCAACCGCTCCTCTCCCTCGCTTCCCGGGTTTCGATGGACCAAAGTAGCTGTCATCCATTTCTACAAGCCCTCCAAGCTTATAATGACTATCCCTTTCCTCCATGGCCTTCCTCATTTTATGCCCCATAACCCATACCGTCTTGTAACTCTTTATCTCTAACATCCTTTTAATAGACATCATCGAGATCCCGCTTTTTGATCGAGACATAAGAAAAATCATCCAGAACCATTTCCTTAAAGGTATCCTTGTCTTGTGAAATATTGTCCCTGCCGTAACTGATACCTGAGACTTACACCCCTTGCACTGATATAATTCTCTCGTACTATGATATGAGTACTCAGTATTCCCACATCTGGGACACTTATATCCATCTGGCTACCTGAGTCTAAATAGGTGCTCTTTACAAGCCTCTTCAGTGGCAAACCTTTCTTGAAACTTTATAATATCCATAGATTCTTGTTCCATGTTACTGGACCTCCTTTGTTTTTTCCCTTTATACCAAAAAGACGGACCTAAAGAAACAATCGAAAACAATATTGAAGGGATAACTTTGTGGTTACTCACACTTGGAAATGTACCAATACATGTTCACGATAAGACATAATTTTCGAACATCTTCACAAAAAAGAGTTGTTAAAATAACGTGTTTTAAGGAAACATTTTTATAATTCATTATTATTTAGCGTATGGTACAAATCTGCTCATGAATTTCAATGATGGATCAAAATAGCCCCGTTTTCAAAACGGGGCTATTTTGCTTAATTTTTTCTAAAACGCTTCTTCTTCACTAAGAAGAATAGCGTTATTATTGGTGCCACCGTAGGTCGAATTATTCAGGACATACTCAAGTTTGAAAACATTTACATAAGATGCTCGATTTGATGTGCTCACATAGTCAGGATAAAGAATAGCCCAACCGCCGGAGTTTTCTATTTGGGCTCTCTGGGTAGCATCAAGGAAGCTTTCTATTTCAAGGGCTCCCATGCATTTTACCGTTTGAGCCCCCGATCCGGTTCTAGCAAGGCTTATGCCATCTCTCGTAAAAACACCCTCTGTTTCGGAACATTGATCACCTCCGCAAGAGGCAGTACTAGCTATTCGAGATGCGGCGCTGTCCTTTGATGTTACAAGTTTAAGAGTTGCTACGTAATCCGTATCATTCATGTTTATCCCTACAGGGGTTACAAAAAGTTTTGTAGTCCATATGTTCAGAGGGAAAAAGGGAAGTGTCGCGCCTTCACCAGAGTAATATTGGGAAGAGCTGAAACGCTCGGTGCTTAGGTGTAGTTCACTCAGATCTGTAAAATCATAAGTTTGTAAGTCGCTTCTATTCTGTGCCCGATATCCCCAAGCAGCTCCAGAAGTAATGTCCAAAAGAACTGCCTCCCCATAAAGAGTTGTGTCACCATATTCCAAAGTACTCAATCCAACATCTACACGAGATCCAGATGCATTCGAATGTGTTACGAGCAGATAACCTCTCAATGGGGCTACCGGGGCCTTAAATGATCCACCATAAGAATTTGTGTCACTGTACATAGCGTTACCGCCGGAAAATATCCCAGCCACATCAAATGTAATGAGATCGTTTGGAACCGTAGGTCTAGTAAGAGAAGAGGTGCTACAGCTTTCCCCAATAGGGGTGCTTGGCGTTTTATAACGATAGATAAAGGTTAAATGCTGGCCACTTGCGGAAGCTTTGTTAACGATTGAGACAATGGTTGTCACATTGGCACCATCTGAAGCAATGTAAGGGAAGAAGATGGTATCAGCGTAAACACCACCGGCACTTAACAAAAAAATACAAAAAAAAGTAACTACCAAAATCTTTGGAAAAGTTGCTTTTTTCATGGCTTAACTCCTTATTAAATTGTCTTTGTGTGACATTAACAACTACAATATATCTTATGCAAACTGTACAATATAAAAAAGTCAACGATAAATTTACAATGCTCTAAAAAATTTTTACCATGCAAGTAATTATTCGAGCTGTTCCTCGTCTTTCTCCTTTTCGTTTTAGTATCTGATGGAACTCCCTTCCATTAACGGATTTATGTATTTCTTGTGCCATTCATTGTCCACAAAGATCCATAAATCGTGAAGAAGTCGCTCCTCTTTTTCCGACGAAAATTTTTGGTTGCCAACTATTAAATCCTTGACTTCATAGAGGACCTTTATGTGGACGGTGGCTTCCGGTCCTTTTATTTCCACTCCTTCCACCTGAGCTTTATGGTATATTATGCTTCCAAGCTTTGCTGCGTAGTTCTCATATTTGATTCTCGCTCTAAAAAAGGGATCGTAAAAACTGTAGGTTTTACGAAAATCCCTGGAAATCATGTATTTCCAGTAATCGTTCACTCTTTTTACGAGAAGCCTTTCGGTTTTCTCCGGATCTAAGATATTGTTTTTTTTAGTGAATAGTTTTTCAGGCGAAAGGATTTTAGCGAAAACAAGCTGTCCGTCCGAAAAAGTATCGTTGGAAAATTGAAGCCAACTCACATAAAAAGCATCTTTGTAAAAGGATAGAGTCGGCCTGAAGCTATAGTTTTTTCTGAATGATAAAAGTATATTGCGTCTTTGCCAAGTTTTTCCGTTGTCTGGTGAGAATGTTGCAAAAACACCTCGCCTTATCAAACGACTGTCCTCCCAAACCACGAAAACTCTATTTCTCCCATCATGAACTGCTACAGGAAGCCAAGCAAAAGTATTATCAAAACCATTGTCAAGCCTTGCTGTTGTTCCCATTTTTTCTGGCAAATTAGCCTTGTAAACAAAAACTCTTTGCTTTGTCTTCCCGGGTATTTCAGAGCTATATACCACAAGGACTGAGTCGTCCTTGGGATAAACCTTATGAGCAAAGGCCACATCTTCGTTGGTAACGAGGGGAACTTCTCTAAACCCCTCTTTGTCAAGATAAAATAGTGATAATACGATCTCCTGATTTCGAGAGTATTTGACTAACGCTTCCGGTAATTCCCTTTGGTTGTCAGTTTCTACAAAAGATACGACATCTACTCCTTCCTTTACCAAAAATTTTTCATAAACCCCGTCCCGGCCTGGATCAAAAAGATAGCACGCAATAGCAGAACGATTCTTTTCCTTTTCTCCTAAAAAGATAAAGACACCTTTTACTGTGACTGCTAAAGATGGACTGGCTATGCTTCCCGTATCCGTAAGATCAAGGGGGTACCATCTAACATCACTTCCGTTTTCTAGAACACCTACGGCGATAGATTTCTTCGATATATCTTCAGCCAGAATATGCACTTTACCCTTGAACCAAGCTATCTTTACCAATTGAACAGAGTCAAAAGGCGCGGATTCATTCACTTTTGCCCAGTTTTCTCCCCTATCTTGAGAAAGGATTAACCCTATTTTGGCTTTACCATCTCGCTTTTCAACCCAAGAAACCGCCACCTTATCGCCTTCTACTGCCATAGCGGGAGAGGACACTTTTTCGGAAAAATAAATAGGCTTTTTGTTCCAGCGCCAGAAGGTTAACCGGCCCTTTTCTACGAATAAAACCATATCCTCTTTTACGATCGGATTAACAGAATAATCAATGGAATCTCTTATTTCAAAAGATAAATCTGCCTTCTCCTGTTTTCCCTTGAGAGCAAAACAATGAGTAGTGAAAATAGTAGCATCAAAAACTAAAGCTGCCAGGATTATTACCAGAGACTCTCTCATAAAGCTTTTACCTCCTTATTTTCTTATATTATACTTCCGTAAAGTGTTAACAGTGACAACATAAAATAAAGGTTACAGGAAAGTCTAAACCACAACAGCCGCTAGGGCAAGTTAAGGATGTCCTTCCAATTGAATATCATTTTACATATTACCTTAACAGGGGGGAGAGCAAAGAAATATCATGAGATGAAGAAAAAAATCTCGGGGAAGCATTGGACATAAAACCATGACAAAACTTATAACAAGCAGCACAAAAATTTTTAATACTCCAATAGCTACAAGTTAACGCTAGAGGGGTTTTATTCCGAAGACAGAACCTGATCCTACAACCGTTGGAAAACTCATATCCAAAAGAATTCTTACGAACCTTGCAAAGGCTATTAGAAACATCATCCCAACTACTAACAAGATAATATCCAAATAATTGGCAACATTTGAAAAAATACTTCTGTTGTTTCTGCTTTTCAACATATGGCAGGTCTAAAAGTCTGCATAGGTGTGCCAGTATTCCAAAAGCCCTAATGAAAAGGATGCATTTCTGTAGAAGACCATTATTGGGATATGTAACATTTAAGCAGGAATAAGTTGTGGCTATTTTATATAACTAAATAAACTCTGTAAAAAACCAGCCTAAATCCAGAAAAGCCAATCTATATAGGTTTTAGTAAAAGACAGAACCTAACTTGTTGCCCAGTTCTGCGCTTAAAAACTTCTCTTTAGTGGCTCATGATGTTTTCAAATTCCTCACGAGAACCCACTTTTTCTCCTACCTTCTTAAAAAATGGGAACAGGATAACAATTGGAGATTCTTTAAGCTTACCTTCAGAATAGTAAGCTTCGTTTATTTCGGCACAGACCACTTTCCCAATAATTAGAGAGTATTTGTCCCTCAGAATTTCTTCTTCAAGTTTAGCTTCAATCCATCCCAAAGAGTCTTTCACTCGAGGAGGTTTTACTTTTCGAGCGGGCACGGATTCCAGCCCAACTTCTTCAAGTTCATTAACACCAGGAGGATAGGACTTAGAGCAAAGCATTGCCTTCCTGAATGACGCCGGAACCACAACGTTTACTACAAACTCTTGAGTTTCCCTTATGTTTTTTAGAGTATCTCGGGGAAGAGCTGATGCAATGGCTATAATATCCAATGGCCTCAAGATGGGCATAACACACCCATAAGGGGCTGCATTTGCTCTGCCTTCCCCATCAACCGTCGTGATTAAAGTGAGAGGAAGAGGAAGCAACCGTTTGAAATCATGCGGCTCCAGGATCATATTAATCCCTCCTTTCAGCGCAAGCCCGACAAAGCTTTTTACCGTCACGTTCTACCATTTTCGTTTGCATGGTTGCTTCACCACATTCGTCACACATCTCCGAAGGAACAATCCTGGCTTTGGGTGGAAGATCAATCTTGATTTCCTCAATCTTAAAGAACTCTTCCGGATCAGATTCCAACACTTTTCTGCTCCGCTCTATGTGGAGTTCCCAGAAACGATTTCTTTCTTCGTCGGTAGCCGTATCATTCAACACCTTCTGTAACAATTCAAAGTGCTCCCTTCTATCCTGTGGTCTAAAAGCTCTTTCCCTAAGGCTGACCCTTACGCCTTTGCCTGTTTTCCGACTAGCAAAAGTGACTGCCATCTTGCCGTAATCTTTGTAAATAAGATTCCCCTTACCAAAGGTGCACCCTGTAAGGACCTGAACTGCATCTACAAAACAAGAATCATTTTCCACTATGGCAACTAATTCCTCGTCTTCTGCTCGCATTTCGTTTAGTTTTTCCATACCGATTCTTGCTGCCTTATAACCCAGGGATAATCCAGGACAAACATGGCCATGAAAATCTACACAGTCTTCAAAACCTTCATATTTTTTAATCTCATCGCGATCCATGAAGCTATCCTCCATTTTCTCTCGTCTTTTAAGTTCCTCTAAAAAGTTACCTTTTCTCCTGGTTTTCCATAAAGATTCTTCATTGAGTCGTAAACATCTTTTCCAAGGAAAAATTTATAAATTTCTCGAGCCTTAGCATCTATTTCAACATCCTGGAACCTATCTGGATAAAGCACTTTACCAACAACGTAAGAATCCACTATTACCGTTTCCACATTAGTAGCATAGTAATTAAAGGGGAAAAGTAAATACACCGAACCATCTTGGAAGGACTTAAGGTTTTTATAAAAATCCGACTTTTTAAGATAATCCTGTCGGATCAATTCAAGTCCTCCTCCGTCGATAAAGATCACGTCAGGATTTAGCTTAAGTATCACTTCCTTATCACTAAACACGTGGGATCCTATCTTGGCACTGATTTCATTAGCAAGATTTATTGAGTTGGTCCAATCAAGTGGAAGATAGTGTTGTTCAGTGCTTTCGATGCCATGGGCGCCGCGATAGCCAATCCCCCCAACGTAAACTCGAGGCTTTTTCTCCTTTGGAATATCTTCTGTGCGATTATTCAGGTCATGTCGGATACCTTCGATAAAGTTAATCAATGCCTCAGCCCGGTTTTCTTTCCCGAGAACCTTTGCAGCGGTTCTAAGGGATTCATAGAGAGTCTCGTCAAAGGTAGCAAAACGACCATACGAAAGCACTACCACAGGAATATTGATGGCTTTCTGAACATCCTCTGCAAGTGATTTTTCCATGTAGGTTATAAAAATGACGTCCGGTGAAACTCTAAGTAACGCTTCCAAGTTGGGCTTTTTATTAATGCTTTCAGGACCACCCGGGCCTATGGATGGAAGACTGGCTAATTCAGGATGAGCCAACCAATATGGGCGACCGCCAGCGGCCCGCTTTTCCATATCTTCCACTCCAACTACTCGGTCCACCGCATCCAGATAGCTGATCAGCCTCAAAGCACCGGGCCCAAGACACACAATCCGCTTCGCTTCTCCAGAGATTTCAACTATTCTTCCTGCTCCGTCGGTAATAGTTATTTTTCCGCTACTTACGGACTCACTATGAGCATCTTTCAGATACCCTATGCCCATAGTAAGACACATCAGGCACCAGATAATTACTCTCTTCATCATCGCACTCCTCCACTAAATCGTCCACCGGAATCACCACAGTGTGTTTTCCTGCCCGAACCATTTGCACTCTAACCCCATAAACATCCTTAAAAGTTCTTGGATCGAGTTCATCCGGTGTTGTTGCCGCCCAGATAATGCCGTTCTTGAGAAAAATCAGCCTATCAGCAAACCTTAGAGCAAGATTCACATCATGGAGGCAAACGATAGTTGCTACTAAAGGCCTTCTATTCTTTGTTATGTTCCATATGATTTTCATAACCTCAAGCTGGTTCTTTATATCAAGGTGACTTGTGGGTTCGTCCAGGAGCAAAACATCTGGGGTCTGAGCAAGAGCCCGAGCAATCAGCACTTTTTGCATCTCCCCACCGCTTAATTCGCTAACCCTTTTCATGGCGAGACTTTTTAAACCGAGAGCCGTTATAACATCATCAACAATCTTATAGTCATGTTTGCTAAGCGACCAGGTTATATAAGGCTTTCTTCCAAGGGCAATCATTTCGAAAACGGTTAATTCAGAGTCGTGAGACCGTTGAGGCACGTAGCCAATGCGGCGAGCAATCTGATTGCGACTCCACTTAGCAATATCTTCACATCCAACAAGAACCACCCCTTTATGAGGAGATAGAATAGAGTTCATACACTTAAGAAGGGTTGATTTCCCTGCCCCGTTTACTCCAAGAAGAGCAATACATTCTCCGCGCCGAACATCAAAGGTCACCCCCTCCAAAACGCTTTTTCTGGAAGGATAACCGAAGTGAACATCTTCTACCTTGATGATCATATTTTAACCCCTATGCAGTTACGTTAGAGCTAGCAATACAAGATTCATTTATAGCCTCTCATCAAAAGATACAAAAAGAGAGGAGCTCCCATAAATGATGTAATAACTCCAACGGGAAGACCACCGGATCCAATTAAAATTCGCCCAGCCGTATCTGCTCCAAGAAGAAGTAAAGCTCCCAACAGTGCTGTAGCTGGGATTAGCAAAGAATAATTCATTCCGAAAAGCCGTCTTGCTGCGTGAGGAGCTATCAATCCCACAAAGGCAATTACGCCGTGAAAAGCTGTTGCTACTGAAGCCACTACTGCTACCATTGCCATTCCTTGCCATCGAAGCTTTTCAACAGAGACCCCAAGCCCTTTTGCTGATTCTTCCCCAGATTCCACAGCCATAAAATCCCAGGCTTTCAAATACAGAAAGACCAAAGCTAGAATGACTACAGCAACAGTTGCGGCAATTTCTCTCCAGCTTGACCTTGCAACATCCCCGAAGGTCCAAAAAACTATCATGGCTAGCTCGGTTTCCGTTGCGAGATATTGGATAAGAACCGTCGATGCAGAAAAAAGGGAAGATAGGGCGACCCCAGCTAATACTATAGATTCGGGAGTAAGTTTCTTTATGCGCCCCAAAAAGAGAATGGTCATCCCAGCAAAAAGAGAGCCACCAAAAGCAAAGATGGCTATGGAAAGATATTTTAACTTGAAAAGCACAACCGATAAAGCCGCTCCAAAAGCCGCACCCTGGCTGATTCCTAGAGTTGAAGGCGAAGCAAGAGGATTTCTTAATAGAGATTGAAGAGCAAGCCCCGAGAGGGCAAGTCCTGCACCAACTACAAGTGCAGCTATTGTTCTAGGCAAACGAATGTTCCAGATAAGAATCGCATGTTTTCCGGCACCTACACCTAGAAGAGCTTTCAATATGTCATCTATCGAAAGATGGTATGCCCCTACAATAAGCGACACAATTACAAGCAAAAGGCATAATAGGGTAAGAATCAGTAGAAACCATCGTTTTTGGGTAACGCTTTTTTTGAAAAAATCCGATGGCGAATCTTCCAATTTGGGATAATCGCAAGGAACTACCTGAATTTTGGACTGAAAAAAAGAAAACGCCACGAATGCAAATACCCCCCAAATTCTTGGTTTCGCCTTCGTGGCTTTCTGGCTTTGCTTCGTGCAAAGTTTCGACTTGAAGGATAATCCAAACCCCAAAACTTGTCAAAATGATATTTCAAATATTCCGCTAAGGATCTATAATCTGGCCCCGAGTTAAATGTGGCGGAAAAGAAAGCAACAATTTAATTTCTTAGGAGCAAAAGAAATGTCACTAAGAGTTTCAATATTCTGGTTAATTTTAATGGTATCAAGCTCCTTTTTATGGACAATTCTCAACCTAAATATTGCGCACGCGGACGATGAAACGACATCACTGCAATCGCAGGAATCAACGCCAGTAGTAGAAGATAATATAACACCTCTTTTGAAGACAGCCCTTGTATGCGAATCGGTAAGGAACGGAAATTGCGAGCGATCAACAGTGGTGCTTTCGGTAGAAAAAAAGCAGGTCTTTTGTTATACTCTTTTTGAAAACGTTTATTCTCCTAGAGTTATCTATCATCGTTGGTATCACCGTGGTGAATTAACGACTCAGATAAGGTTAAAGCTTCAACCTCCGCGCTGGGCAACCTACAGTTCGATACAACTTCGAGAAGCCGACAAGGGCCCATGGCAAGTTGAGATAGTGGATGAAACGGGACGCATATATGGAATCTTGAGATTTAGTATAACAGATTGACAAGTTATGAAAACAATCCTTGATTTTCTAAAAACCGTAAGATGGCAAGATGTACTGGACATACTTCTCAACAGCTACATCCTTTTCAGGATTTATGTGCTTTTTCGCCATACCAATGCTTTTAGAGTCGTCATAGGCATTGGAATTTTGTGGGTGTGCCAGAAGATCGCAACAAGCCTCGGGCTTGTCATAACTAGCTGGATCCTTCAAGCGGTGATCGCACTTGCAGCCATTATCATCATTGTGGTTTTCCGAAATGAACTCCGCTCAGCACTTCAAGTGCAAAACCTTAGAAGTTTTCTCTGGGGAGGTCCTTCCAAACACGCTATAACCCCAGCTCAGATTATTGCCGATACGGCCATGTACATGGGGAAAAAGCGCATTGGAGCATTGATTGTAATTCCAGGCAGAGAAGATATTTCGGAATTGGTTCATGGCGGCATACCATGGCACGGGAAAGTTTCTCAAGAAATGATAGTAAGCATTTTCTGGCCCAACAATCCTGTCCATGACGGTGCTATAATTATTGATGGAGAGGAGATTAAAGAAGTAGCGGTTCTCTTGCCTCTTTCTCAAAGATCCGATCTGCCAAGTTTTTACGGCACTCGCCATAGAGCCGCCCTAGGTTTAGCAGAAAGAAGTGACGCATTGGTTATAGTCGTCTCCGAAGAACGTGGACGAGTCTCCATAGCAAAAAACGGCACAATTCGGGTGGTATCCGAAACGGAAACTCTTTATCAAGCCATCACTGAACACCTGAAACCCATCTCTCAAGAACAAACTAACTGGTTTGATAAAACTCGCCTACAGACCATTCTAGCCGCTTTTGCTTCCTTCATAATTATTTCAGGAGCCTGGTT
This window contains:
- a CDS encoding DUF2914 domain-containing protein; the protein is MSLRVSIFWLILMVSSSFLWTILNLNIAHADDETTSLQSQESTPVVEDNITPLLKTALVCESVRNGNCERSTVVLSVEKKQVFCYTLFENVYSPRVIYHRWYHRGELTTQIRLKLQPPRWATYSSIQLREADKGPWQVEIVDETGRIYGILRFSITD
- a CDS encoding FmdE family protein; translation: MDRDEIKKYEGFEDCVDFHGHVCPGLSLGYKAARIGMEKLNEMRAEDEELVAIVENDSCFVDAVQVLTGCTFGKGNLIYKDYGKMAVTFASRKTGKGVRVSLRERAFRPQDRREHFELLQKVLNDTATDEERNRFWELHIERSRKVLESDPEEFFKIEEIKIDLPPKARIVPSEMCDECGEATMQTKMVERDGKKLCRACAERRD
- a CDS encoding flavin reductase family protein, with protein sequence MILEPHDFKRLLPLPLTLITTVDGEGRANAAPYGCVMPILRPLDIIAIASALPRDTLKNIRETQEFVVNVVVPASFRKAMLCSKSYPPGVNELEEVGLESVPARKVKPPRVKDSLGWIEAKLEEEILRDKYSLIIGKVVCAEINEAYYSEGKLKESPIVILFPFFKKVGEKVGSREEFENIMSH
- a CDS encoding iron ABC transporter substrate-binding protein, with translation MMKRVIIWCLMCLTMGIGYLKDAHSESVSSGKITITDGAGRIVEISGEAKRIVCLGPGALRLISYLDAVDRVVGVEDMEKRAAGGRPYWLAHPELASLPSIGPGGPESINKKPNLEALLRVSPDVIFITYMEKSLAEDVQKAINIPVVVLSYGRFATFDETLYESLRTAAKVLGKENRAEALINFIEGIRHDLNNRTEDIPKEKKPRVYVGGIGYRGAHGIESTEQHYLPLDWTNSINLANEISAKIGSHVFSDKEVILKLNPDVIFIDGGGLELIRQDYLKKSDFYKNLKSFQDGSVYLLFPFNYYATNVETVIVDSYVVGKVLYPDRFQDVEIDAKAREIYKFFLGKDVYDSMKNLYGKPGEKVTF
- a CDS encoding iron ABC transporter permease, which gives rise to MAFSFFQSKIQVVPCDYPKLEDSPSDFFKKSVTQKRWFLLILTLLCLLLVIVSLIVGAYHLSIDDILKALLGVGAGKHAILIWNIRLPRTIAALVVGAGLALSGLALQSLLRNPLASPSTLGISQGAAFGAALSVVLFKLKYLSIAIFAFGGSLFAGMTILFLGRIKKLTPESIVLAGVALSSLFSASTVLIQYLATETELAMIVFWTFGDVARSSWREIAATVAVVILALVFLYLKAWDFMAVESGEESAKGLGVSVEKLRWQGMAMVAVVASVATAFHGVIAFVGLIAPHAARRLFGMNYSLLIPATALLGALLLLGADTAGRILIGSGGLPVGVITSFMGAPLFLYLLMRGYK
- a CDS encoding diadenylate cyclase → MKTILDFLKTVRWQDVLDILLNSYILFRIYVLFRHTNAFRVVIGIGILWVCQKIATSLGLVITSWILQAVIALAAIIIIVVFRNELRSALQVQNLRSFLWGGPSKHAITPAQIIADTAMYMGKKRIGALIVIPGREDISELVHGGIPWHGKVSQEMIVSIFWPNNPVHDGAIIIDGEEIKEVAVLLPLSQRSDLPSFYGTRHRAALGLAERSDALVIVVSEERGRVSIAKNGTIRVVSETETLYQAITEHLKPISQEQTNWFDKTRLQTILAAFASFIIISGAWFAFTRSKDVVMSVEVPIEFLNRPLNYEIIEVNPTQVTLHLTGSSAFMKSIRPQQIEVRIDLKKASEGKNIMPITQENIFIPPGIFISRVEPSFVEVTLDTIASKEVSIQVDWKGHLDDNLILSEVKLSPPTIVLIGGKSILNNISTIYTAPVPLDTIHSSGSTSVPIIVMPASVKIASNMPDRVVVEYVVRDRKTMEVIPP
- a CDS encoding IS1595 family transposase; translated protein: MFHKTRIPLRKWFWMIFLMSRSKSGISMMSIKRMLEIKSYKTVWVMGHKMRKAMEERDSHYKLGGLVEMDDSYFGPSKPGKRGRGAVGKSKVVVAVENKGDRAGYVKMSLVNRVSGE
- a CDS encoding ABC transporter ATP-binding protein; protein product: MIIKVEDVHFGYPSRKSVLEGVTFDVRRGECIALLGVNGAGKSTLLKCMNSILSPHKGVVLVGCEDIAKWSRNQIARRIGYVPQRSHDSELTVFEMIALGRKPYITWSLSKHDYKIVDDVITALGLKSLAMKRVSELSGGEMQKVLIARALAQTPDVLLLDEPTSHLDIKNQLEVMKIIWNITKNRRPLVATIVCLHDVNLALRFADRLIFLKNGIIWAATTPDELDPRTFKDVYGVRVQMVRAGKHTVVIPVDDLVEECDDEESNYLVPDVSYYGHRVSERCS